Below is a genomic region from Balaenoptera ricei isolate mBalRic1 chromosome 3, mBalRic1.hap2, whole genome shotgun sequence.
AGGGGCAGAGTCTAGAGCCACTTCTGGGCTGTGGGGTTGACATCAATGTTAGAGAGGGAGAaggtggccccaggctgctgcaggTCCCTGGTGTGAGTGCGACAGGCATAGATGGGTATTCTACATCATCACTCATCCCATGGAGCTGTTATCCAGAGGCCCCAACCCATGAACTTGGAGTTGTGAAACCGAAGCTGGCTGGGGTTTGGCTGCAGAGTGATCGGGGCCAAGGCCCCAACTGTGTGGGCACAGGACATCCATTATTGATGGACACACCTTTCACCAGTGAGCCCCATTGTCTGGGTGAGGACAGCTTGCAAGGTCACCCTGGTCATCACGATTGGattactgatggggaaactgaggctcagacaggggAGGTTGACCCCAGGCCCCTGGGTAGATGGGTAGAGCCCCAAGGAGTTCGAGACTAACATTTTGTCTGCCTCAAGCTTCTCGCTTGTCAGACAGACCTACTGAGGGGAAAGGGGGTCGAGGGGAAGAGGGACTTACTCAAGGCCATACAGAAgcccaaaaccaaacccaaacccaGGCTATTCTCTGAAGGAAGCCAGGACTGAAGTTCCAGATACCTCCTCCTCGAGTTCCTAGCCATCATGTGACCGAGGGGCTCCTGTCCCCCTCAGAGACAGTCCCTAGCAACTTGGGGACCTCTGACTCATCAAGGATGGTCTCTACAAGGCTACTGCTCAGCATGTTTCAATGATGGTATGGTGTCACCAGGTGAGGGCATTAGGGTGGAGAGCTGGCTCTACCATCTAGGTAGTGTGTACAGCATTTGGTGTTTTGCAAAATGTCTTTCATTTACCCTTTTGAAAAACCTGAATATTAGATTTTTGTGTTTGCTCTGCCCCATTGAGAAAACCCTGCCCCCCATTATGAAGGCAGAGAAGGAAAGTGTGAGGATGTGGGCCTTTAGAGGCCTTGCCAACGATGTGATAATGTCCAGAGATACATAGATTGGCTCAGATTCTCTGAACGTTAAGTGTGAATGCTATTTCTCTCCTAGCATGGAGCaatgctgtttaattttttgttcattcatctgcttACTTcttattgcctttctctctgaggAGACCCAAGGGCAGTGAcagtgtctgttttgttcaccgtccgtctctgtgcctggcacatagtaggtactccgtaaatacttgttgaatgaatgaatgaaaatttatcacagtgcctggcacactgtaggcactcaataaatacttgttgaaagagggagtgaatgaatgaccttGCCTTAAACACTCTCCCTTTGTCAACCCCATCTGCTTGGTAAGCTCCTACTCATGCTTCAAAGCCCGGCATCAATGCCCCCTTCTCCAGGAAGAATTTCCTCCTCCCTGGCTTGCTTCCCGCACTCTAGTTTTCCCTAGCTCTGGAGTCCTCTCTTTACCTTGGCCTTGTCCCCAGGGTGATAGAGGCACCTGTGTCTGGCTTTGTGTGTATGAGGCTTGGGCCCAGGGCTAATGGCTCTTGGGGACCCAGCATCTTTCAGTGTAGAGTAAGCAGCTGCAAGAGTGAGAGAGTAGGGACAAGGCCACACACACTCATCTCCCAGACCTTCTCGTTGTTTCTGTCCCCACACCAGGCTCTTCTATCGCTACCAGGACCTTGCCCCCCAGCTTGTCCCTCTCGACTATACCAGCTACCCTCATGTGAAGGTTCCCTACGAGCTCATTGGCAGCATGCCTGAGCTGAAGGTATGCCTGGGCCATGGGGCAGGCAGGGAAAAAATAGTAGGGATGTCCCTTGCTGCATTCCTATGAGGTGAGTACtgtgattatttccattttacatatgaagaaactgaatttcagagaggttaagacactTGTTCATAATCACACAGCTAGGATATGACATAGACAGGATTTAAACCCTGGGTTGTTGGGAAGATGAGATGAGATAATGCAGGTAAAGGGCTCTGTACAGGGCCTGTGACATGGCAAGTACTCAGGGaacattagtttttcttttcatagtAGGAGCTATTAAATGTGCGTTCTTCTCAGCTGGATGTTTGACCCATAGCTTGTGACTCTGGAGGGGACTTGTGGGGTGAGGGACTGTGAATAGAGATTATTTTATCACAAGGGACAGAATGGGTTGGATCACATGAACAAAAAATGCAGGGAGAGGCCTAGCATCACATACAGCTGGAACCAGGGTCTCTGAGGATATGCTTGGGAATCTCCCTCCATCTTTTAGCTTCTCCCAGGAAGAGGCTTCAGTCTCAGGCAGCCTGTTCTCTTGAGGTAGTGAAGGGAAACACCAGCTGCCTCAGATTTCCTCCGATAAGCTCTGCAACAAGCAGAAATAAGGTTCCTCCACCCCAACTTTTCAGCAACTCTCCCAGGGCAGCCTCTGATTGGCAAGTTTGAGTCATATGCTCATCCCAGAGGCAATCACGGTGGCCAGGTGAATGGAAATCCCTGACTGGCCTCACCCGGGTCATGTGACTGCCTCTGAAGCTGGAAATGGGGTTAACGACACCCAGACTACTGGGGTGGAGATTGGAGTTGCCTGAAGTCCTCTCCAGGGATCATGGGAGGAAGAGAGTCTTGGTGAGGGGTACTTGGAGGTTCCCAGGAAGGTGGATGTTGAGAGTGAAACCATGCGGAGCCCTCCCCCCAAGGTCCTGGGCAGGGATTGGCTCCCTGCTTCCTGTCTCTAGGACAACCCTTTCCGTCAGAGGATCGCCCAGGTCTTCTCCGAGGATGGGGATGGCCACATGACCTTGGACAACTTCTTGGACATGTTTTCTGTGATGAGTGAAATGGCTCCCCGCGACCTCAAAGCCTACTAcgcttttaaaatttatggtgTGTGCAGGGCCCCGGGGTGGGGAAGCAGGAATGAGACCGGGTCGGGCCAGGGGCTGCCCTGCCATCACAAATGTCTCCCCAAGGGCTCTGAGGCCCTGCGTGGCCCTGTCCTTCACCTCACCCTGgtacctccccaccccatccgtTTACTGACTCCATTCCAGCCACAATGGCCTGGCTCTTTCCCCAACACACCAAACTCTTTCTGCCTCTAGGTCTTTGCCTCTGTTGTGCCCTTGTCTAGAATACCTTTCCCCTGGCTCCTTCTTACCTTGAAATTTTGGTGAAAAGTAACCCCTGCCCCCGAGTTACTCTCCATGCCACAGCCTATTTCTCTCCTTGCATGGAGCAATGCTGCTTAATttcttgttcattcatctgttcactCCTTACTGACTTTCTCTCTGAGGAGACACAAGGGCAGTGACAGTGTCTTTTTGGTTCACCATCTgtctctgtgcctggcacatagtaggtactcagtaaatacttgctgaatgaatgaatgaatgaaaatttatcacagtgcctggcacacagtaggcactcaataaatacttgttgaaagagGGAATGAATAACAATTCTCACacgcctgacacatagtaggtgctcaataaatacttgagtgaatgaatgacttcCCAGGAGTTCCAGGCCCAATTCCATAGCAAGATCCAGCTATTACCCTAGGGTCTTGGGTTCCCTCCAgtggctcagtttcctcctctgtaagacAGGGACAAGATGTGCCCGTGACTGGCCCAGCCTGCCTGCCCCTGTGTCCCCTCACCACCACATCCCCACCTGTTCTGCTGTGCAGACTTTAACAACGACGACTACATCTGCGTGTGGGACCTGGAGCAGACGGTGACCCAGCTAACACGGGGAGAGCTGAGCGCTGAGGAGGTGAGCCTGGTGTGTGAGAAGGTGCTGGATGAGGCCGATGGGGACCACGACGGGCGACTGTCCCTGGAAGACTTCCAGAACATGATCCTGCGGGCGCCGGACTTCCTCAGGTGACATTCCTCTCCACCCTGCACAATCCGTTCCCATGTATGAGAGAGGTTCTTATGGAACGGGTTCATAGACTCCCTTTGTGAAAATCCCCGTTCATTCATTTGTGACCTTGGGGAATTTTCCCGACCTCCCTAGCCTCAGTCCCTgtgtctttaaaatggggataattagaGACCCTGTGAATACTTCCTCTGGGTGGACACAGCTCTTTGGGTGAGTGGAATATGGTTGGACTTCAGCCCTCAGTTGCTTGAACATTTTGTAGTGAACAGACTGTACAATAGCACTTGGCAGCCCTGGGGAGAATCAGTGCTCCCACTGTAGGGCGGATAGCatgggttaaatgagttaatacagggggtggcccaccacctgtttttgtacctcccgtgagctaagaatggtttttacatttttaaatggttgggggagaaaataaaagaataatcatACTCCATGACACATGAAAgccatatgaaattcaaatttccgTGTCCATTGctagttttattggcacacagccatgcctgtttGTGTACATAGTGTCTACGGCTACTTTTGAGCTACATGGTGGCGCTGAGTCATTGTGAGAAGTTGAAAATATCAACTATTTGGCCCTTTGCAGAGAAAAGTTGAGTGACCTCTGAGCTAGTATATGGAAAGaatttagagcagtgcctggaatacagtaggtgctcaataactgtGCTTTATGGTTGCTGTTGTGGCTGTTATCATTGGTGATATCCTTTCATGACCAGAGGGCCTCCTTCCTCTACCCTGGATAAGCAAGGCTGGTCTCCTACCACAGAGACATGAATAATGACACCAGGATGAATCCCTTGCTactaactgagcacctactgtatacccTGCGCTGTACATTTGCCTCTTTTTAGCCCTTATTACAGCACAGTGAAGGAGGGAcagctattatccccattttacaggggagtaaactgaggcccagagaggagtaGCCACGTACTTAGAGtctggggcagagccaggatgtaAACTCTGATCCAAAGTGATGTGCTCTCAACCCCTGTGGGGGTCAGGAGGGCCACGGCCTGGGGTTTATTGAGGGGGTCcatctcccccccccaccccgcaccatAGCTCCTTGCATGCCTCGGGGACTCCCAGTGGGAATGCTGGGGAGAAGGACGAAGGAAgggtaccctctgcctgctgacaGACTCCTTTTCTCTTTGCACCCAGCACCTTCCACATCCGCATCTGAGGGTACCGCGGAGGAGGAGCCGGGCCAGAGGAAGGCAGGGCGACCCCTCATCTCACTGTAGAATCTGGTCTCCCTGGGCTCCGGGAATAAACACACATCACTGAGTCACAGCTGCTCCGAAAACATGTTTCCCAACTTAAGCCTGGCAGACAAGAGGGAGGCGGCCAAGGATCTAACCTCTGTCCCCACCATGTGATCCTGGGTGTGGCTGCACCCTTTCTGGGCCACAATCTTCTCATTTGTACAAGGAAAGGGGTGACTTCTGGATGTCTCTCCACTGAGAGGGCTGGAAGTGCCTCACTGCGGGTCTCCGTGGGCAGAGGCGAGGTGTGGAGATCAGGCCCGTGCTGTCCCAGCTCAGGGCCTCCCAAGGCCCAACCCTACCCTCGACTGCTCAAGTCGCCTTTTTCCCACTCAATCCCTGAATTCCTCAAGGGAACTAAAGCTTCACCTCCGCATTGATTCATTAGAACCGCCAGAGGAGGcctctggagagggtgtggtggcAGGAATGTCATTCACTGAGGCTGGCACAGTGCTTTAAGTTCATGAAACACCTGCCCTTCTTTCATCACATTGGCTGCCTGTGACATCCCAGCAGGGTTGGCTGAGGAGAACTCACACTTCATTCAGAGGCAAcggggtgacttgcccaaggccacccctGAAGTCATCTGCAGAggtggacttgaacccaggcccacttcACTCCAGATCCCAGACCTCTACATCTTGCAGATTTGGGAAGCCCCATACCCAACCCACCTATGGTCAGCCTGGGGGCCCATTCCATGTCCCCAGTCAATCCAAGGAGTGGTCATTCCTGCAACAGAGACCAGGCCCCCAGGGACCCTCCCAGACACCTCCACTGTGTATCATTTCTAAGGTGCCCACTCCCACCCTAACccccatttattaagcacctactgtgcttTGAATTCTGCTGGTTCATCCTGAGAAAGAGGGACTGCTCTTCTCcctgttttccagatgaggaaacaggcccagagatgCCTAGTGACtcaccaaaggtcacacagccccaCAACCCAAGATTCCCTCCAGAGCCCATCCCCATCCGCAGCCCTAGGCTGCCTCTCCCTTTTTAAAGGAAAGGGCCTCTTATGCTTCTCCTAAAGCTGCCGTTGATGTCaggagtgcttactgtgtgccaagccctCCACAAGTTTCATCTCCTCCATTTGCACAAGAACCCTGAGAGGAAGGCATGAACGGCCCTGTTACAGACAAGGATGTACTCTATGAGTTGTGCCTAGGTTACGTGGGGAAAGGGCTCAGACTGACCTGGCTTCGAATCCTGGTGCTGACACcccagccatgtgaccttggccacACCTCTTCTCCTCTCTGAACCTggctcttctttattttttttggttttaatttaatttaatttaatcattttGGCCGCgtcacgcagcttgtgggatcttagttccccgacgagggatcgaacccaggcccttgacaATGAgagcacggagccctaaccactggaccgccagggaaattcctgtctcttctttaaaatgtgcAGAATGAGCCTACCTGATGGGCCTGCTCAGAGgcataaaagaaataatgaacaTGGAGGGTCTGGTGTGAGGccaggcacagagtaggtgtCCTAGACACCACTGctgtaacattattattattattattattactattactaattattattaaaatgaccaggTCACCCTACTGGCAATCGCAGGACCAGACCCAAGCAATGTCTTTATTACATTCTTCAGGTCCCTGAAGGCTAGTGGGTCATGGCAGAGAGCAAAAGGTCCAGGTGTGAACGGCCCCCGGCAGAGAGGGTCCCAGAGCCGGGGCGCACCTAGCAGTACCCGGGGGCGAAGGGTGGCGGTGAGCGGTACTCTTCAGGGAGACAGTCCTGTGGTTCTTTCAAGCCCCTTGGCTCCGGTTTGGACGCCTGTGAGGACAGGGCCCTCACGACTGCCTGGTGCCAGTCCCTGACCCTCGAGGTTGTCTCGCTCCAGCTGGTCGACCTTGAGGCTTTCCTGGAGGGCTCATCTCTGTTTCTCGGAGCTTGGGGCTGTGAGGGGCTTGTGGCCACAAAGGGGTCTATGTAGACGTTATTTTTCCAGGCTGAGTCTCCTGCTCCAGCTCCAGAGCCATGGGTCACCACCAACGGCCTGGGGTCCCAGAGCGATGAGGAGCTCGCAGCCACCAGCTGGGATTTCAGCTGCCGCTGGACCTTCTTGCCCATCTCGGGGAGCATCTTGAGATTCCTCCAGATTTTCTGGCGGGCCTCCTCAAGAGGAGCTTTCGGGGAAGCTTCCTCCGAAGTAGCTTCCTCCGTGGACGCCCCGTCCGGCTCTGCTAACGGCTTCCTTTCTTTTCGCCGATGGAGCAGGACTGGGTCTGTGAAGGTCTGAAACCGGGAGCAGGTGAGACCTGGGGCCACCCCGCCTACCACAGCTCTGAATCTGCCCCAGAAATTGGGATCTGGGCTCCACCCAGACATCCTGGGGCCAAGAAAGTCCCAATGAAAACCCCCCAACCTGATCCCACGCCCCACCCTTCCTGTCTCAGTAAAGGGCTTCACTGTCTCCCTCagtggttggcaaactttttctgtaaggggtcagagaggaaatgttttcagctttgcagGTCAGTCTATGTTTCATTACTCACCTCTGCTGTTGTAGGGCCAAAGCAGCCAGAGATCATACGTCAGTGAGCGAGCGTGCCTGTGTCCCCATAATACTTTATGGACACGGAAATGTGGGTTTCATCTGATTTTCAAGGGTCAtgaaatactatttttcttttgatttctttcagccaTTCAAAAACATAAAAGTCATGCTTAGCTCACGGGCCATACAGAAGGAGGCAGTGGGCCAGATGTGGCCCTTGGgcagtagtttgccaacccctgatctaCCAGGTTGTTCAGGCCCCAAACTTGGGTGTCATTTGTGGCAGATGCTGTCAATGCCCCATCCACATCCCTTTGTCCTGAGCATTTTGGTGCCCCCAGCTCCACTCCCAATATGCCAGCAGTGGGGACTCTGCCTTGGGGACTTCTTTGGCCACTTTGCAGACCAGAGGTGCCAGAGAATTAAAACCTCCCAGAGACAGCGCTTGACTAATGACTGATGGAGGGGAGGATCAGTACCACAGCTCCTTGCCCCTAAGGTGGGGTAACTGAAGTGCGTGTTCCACAGGGTCCACAGGGGTAACCTGCTCACTACAGCACCCTCCTTTGGTGGCCCTCTCTCTCCTGACCCACTTTCCTGCTCCCCTCATGGCACCTCCTGGGATCACTTCCCAAATAATGGATGACCGGGGGACTCAAACCATGACAATGACCCTCTTCCCCTCACCCTCCGCCTCCAAGCCATCAGCAAGATCCACCCTTAGGGCTCCCTTTCTAGTTTCTCCCACGTGGATActgtccctgcctccttcccGCCCCCAGACAGCCCCTTCTGCAGCCGGCAGCCACAGGGAACACCATCAATCCCACCATGCTCAAGCTCTCTCATGGCTCCTCAGCACACCTGGAACAGATCCCAGCTCCTCACCCTGGCCCCAAGACCCTGCATGACTGATCCCTGCCGACTCTGGCCCCTCACCTCCCAACAATCTCCCTTTTGCTCACTCCACTCTGTCCACACATTGGCTTTTGTTGTTCTCCTGTTTTTCACGCTGAGCCTCAGGACATTTGCACgtgctgtttcctctgtctggaatgcccttcctgCATCTCTGTGTGTGGTTGGCTCCTCCTCATCCTGAATGTCCCAGCTCTATGCCACctactccaggaagccttccctgactgttCCCCCACCCTCACCTGCAAACCCACTGATGTGCCAGGTCCTCTCTGAGGGACAGGAGAAGCAGTGGTGAACAAGCCAGATTCCCAGGCCTCCCAAACCTCACAGTCTgatgggagaggcaggcaggaaacATGAAAACTCATAAATAAACAAGACTTTTCAAATCTTACAGACTGCTCTGCTGCAAATAACCAGGATGATGTGATGGAGAAGGCAGAGGGGCTACTTTAGGTCTGGAGACTGGGGAGAGAGATACTTGAAGAAGAAGtgatgaaagaagccaggcatggGAAATCTGGGGGCAGCGcacacagcacatgcaaaggccctgaggttagCTTGATGTGTCAGAACAGCAGAAAGGTTGGCAGAGGGGCTGAAGTTGGGCTGGTGATGGGTAGTGGGACCTGAGATCATAGCTGGGATTTTAATCTCAGTGCCTTGGGAAATCActgaaaagttttttgtttgtttgtttgtttttgttttttttgggtttttctttgcCACAccccacgtggcatgtgggatccttgttccctgaccagggatcaaacccgcgccccgtgcattggaagtacagagtcttgaccactggactgccagggaagtctccctgaAAAGTTTTAAGCTTGGAGCTACGGGATCTAATCTTCATTCTAGAAAGTCTCCTCTGGCAGCTGTTGGCCACCTCTGCTCCTGcatccccctgccccacctcccaccttccAGATTGAAGGTGCCAGTTTTCTGTCACATACCTCCTCAAGTGGGGCCATGGGACAAGAGGAGGGATTCTGATGTTTGCTGAGGCCAAGAGCAGAGCTGGTGGCTTCCTCAGCCAATGCgttggagaaaaggaagagatccTTATAATCTGCATTTGCTGGATCCTTCTGTGGGGCAGAGGGAACATGCAGCTTAGTCCCAAGGAGGGTACAGGGATGGGGCTGTGGTCCCAGATGCTGGAAATGGGGGCTCAGAGGTTGCCCCATCCACAAACCTTGTAAGGAAGAATGCCCCTCCCACAGCAGCTACTGAGGGCTAGGCCCTGCCCTCTGGGCCTTATAAGGAATATACCACACTCACAGCCCCTTCTGAGGGCCTAGGCCATGCCCATCAATCCTTATTAGGAGATATGCCCCTCCCACAGCAGCTTGTGAGGGCTGGGCCCCACCCACTGAGTCTTATAAGGAAATATGCTATTCCTGTAGATCAGCCAAGGTTATACCTGGCACATGAATTCCTGTAAAAAAAATCAGCCTGCGGGCCAGGGAACAAGGACCAGGAGGGGCGGGGCCACAAGGGAAACGGGGACCACAAGAATGACAGAATCACAAGAGGCTGAGGAGGCTGAGGGAGCAAAAGAGTCTGGGGAGCTTGGCCCTTGGGAGGGCGCTATGGTCCTTGGGGGTCCCAACCCTCACCTGCTGGCTGGGCTGCGTCAGCAGATCCCCATGTGGCCGCAACGGCTGCTGCTGATGGAAGGTGACCAAGGCATGTAGAGAGGCATGGGCTCTCTCTTCCCCAGGGATAATGAAGCTCCCATCGTCCAAAAGTTTCACCATGAAGTGGCGGCAGCAGTTCTGAGCTCTGCGGAGACACTGCCATCGCTTTCCCCATCATtctgtccccacccccccagcccttGACCTGGCAGCATCATGGCTACAACCCAACTGCCTAGATTCCCTTGTAGGCTCCTCCACTCACCAGCCATGTGACCCTTGGCAGGTGACTgcgctgtgcctcagtttccccctttaTAACATGGGGCTACTAAGGCTGACCTCAGGACTTCTTGTGAAGATGGAACAAGCTACTGCAGGTAAAAGCTTAGCTCTGTGCCTGGCAAGGGGTAAATGATCAATAGAAATGACAACAATGAAAACTGGTACAGGTACCCAATAAATGCTCCATTATTAATGAACGGATGCATTTATTAATGGCCCACTACATGCTTATTacgtctcatttaatcctcccatcATGACTCTGAATTAATTTTAGCATTCTTGTGTTAGAGATGAGGACTTTGAGGGAGGCACAGAAAGGgtgagtaacttgtccaagatcacacagcgtCTTAAGTGGCAGAGCCACTTAAGGCCTAAGCTTTTCCCTCTATGGGTAACTCTGTAATaggtccattaaaaaaatttctttggcctGGAATCCTTTTGACAAGTAGTTTGTGCTGCCGAATCCTCTAACTGAGATGCTGGATCAGGCATTGAGAACTTAAGGAGCTGGGCTGCCCTGGTTTCCCTTAACATGTCCCCCTGGGTGAAGTCAGGGAGTTGACATTTAAATGGTGGGGGAGAGGGGTAGTAAGGGGAAATGCAGCTGCCACTCTTGGGTCCCCAGCAGTTCCTGTTCTCAAACACACAGTCTCAGTTACCGCCAGGCCCAAGTCTGCTGGTTACAGCCAGACCTGCAGCTGCCTACTCTTCAGTTAGATCTGGCCAGACCCTCGCACTGGTTGCTCACTGAGAAGTTGTTGTATGAAGCACCACTTGCTCCTCCAAGGAAGCCCCAGAGCCCTCCTGTCTCTGCCCTGGTCCCTAGCCCAGGCCTTACTTGTAAGAGAGCGTGTAGCCCACGTGGCTGTGACTGACCCTGATGAGGAAGGATCCCAGTGGCTGTGACTCCAGCAAGTTCTCAGCATCCCTGGAAGGGCAAATACAGGAGAGAGATGGCTGAGCATCCTGGCCAGACATCCGGTATACCCGTCATCCCAGTACTGGTGCCCCCTGAGCCAGAGAGGCCtgtacttttctgttttctaagtGAACAAACAGCCTAAAACTCCTTCTTTTCTTGGTTATTTCAGACCTTGGGATATTCAGGGACAGGGGTGTTCTCCCAGAGGTGGCAGGAAGCCTCTGATGACCTGGACCATCTCTCAGAGCCCCTGCTTGCCTTCCCAATGCCTGGAAGGCACCCCCCAGAGGCACCTTTGGGTAGATCAAGGTGTCACAGGTAATAAAGCAGGAGCTGCTCTTAGAtgcatttgattttaaaatccaGCACTGCttttcattagctgtgtgacccctGGTGAGGGTCAGTCCCTTTCTGACCTTCAGCTTCCTTAAGGCGAAAGTAAACTCTTACTCTCAGGGCCCCACTTGAGGACAGATGACGTGCGTGCAGCGTGAGTGTGGGAACTGCCAGCTGGTAAGAACACACAAAGATGTTCACTACAGTAACTCcgctacatacgaaccttcaagatgtgaactttcaaagatgcgaacgtatTATAAacctcttacagtacagtactgttgGGTTGGCCAATAGTACcgtttgggttggccaaaaagttcgttcaggttttccataacatcttatggaaaaacccgaacgtacttttggccaacccagtatatagccaattgtgttagctgggtacctaggctaactttgttggacttacgaacaaattggacttccGAACACGCTATCAGAATGGAACTCactcgtatgtaggggacttagtgtattattgttactattatccCGGGTTCACAAAGAGTAATGTGGCCTTCTAGGAGACAGAATGGGGATTTTGGGCCCGAGCTGTCTAATACAAAGGCCACTGGCCACGTGTGGTtgctgagcccttgaaatgtgactGGTGGGAATCGAGATGTGCTTTTAGCATATA
It encodes:
- the CIB3 gene encoding calcium and integrin-binding family member 3 isoform X1, translated to MGNKQTVFTHEQLEAYQDCTFFTRKEIMRLFYRYQDLAPQLVPLDYTSYPHVKVPYELIGSMPELKDNPFRQRIAQVFSEDGDGHMTLDNFLDMFSVMSEMAPRDLKAYYAFKIYDFNNDDYICVWDLEQTVTQLTRGELSAEEVSLVCEKVLDEADGDHDGRLSLEDFQNMILRAPDFLSTFHIRI
- the HSH2D gene encoding hematopoietic SH2 domain-containing protein isoform X1 — protein: MTEARKLPPPLPPRLDWFVQTQVDQLTCGGVPEWFHGAISREDAENLLESQPLGSFLIRVSHSHVGYTLSYKAQNCCRHFMVKLLDDGSFIIPGEERAHASLHALVTFHQQQPLRPHGDLLTQPSQQKDPANADYKDLFLFSNALAEEATSSALGLSKHQNPSSCPMAPLEETFTDPVLLHRRKERKPLAEPDGASTEEATSEEASPKAPLEEARQKIWRNLKMLPEMGKKVQRQLKSQLVAASSSSLWDPRPLVVTHGSGAGAGDSAWKNNVYIDPFVATSPSQPQAPRNRDEPSRKASRSTSWSETTSRVRDWHQAVVRALSSQASKPEPRGLKEPQDCLPEEYRSPPPFAPGYC
- the HSH2D gene encoding hematopoietic SH2 domain-containing protein isoform X2, whose amino-acid sequence is MVPSRERMLRTCWSHSHWDPSSSGAQNCCRHFMVKLLDDGSFIIPGEERAHASLHALVTFHQQQPLRPHGDLLTQPSQQKDPANADYKDLFLFSNALAEEATSSALGLSKHQNPSSCPMAPLEETFTDPVLLHRRKERKPLAEPDGASTEEATSEEASPKAPLEEARQKIWRNLKMLPEMGKKVQRQLKSQLVAASSSSLWDPRPLVVTHGSGAGAGDSAWKNNVYIDPFVATSPSQPQAPRNRDEPSRKASRSTSWSETTSRVRDWHQAVVRALSSQASKPEPRGLKEPQDCLPEEYRSPPPFAPGYC
- the CIB3 gene encoding calcium and integrin-binding family member 3 isoform X2, whose amino-acid sequence is MGNKQTVFTHEQLEAYQDNPFRQRIAQVFSEDGDGHMTLDNFLDMFSVMSEMAPRDLKAYYAFKIYDFNNDDYICVWDLEQTVTQLTRGELSAEEVSLVCEKVLDEADGDHDGRLSLEDFQNMILRAPDFLSTFHIRI